One Curtobacterium sp. MCLR17_032 genomic window carries:
- the dapE gene encoding succinyl-diaminopimelate desuccinylase has translation MPQPLDLSASSIDITRAICDIESVSGNEGALADAIEAALAPLDHLDVVRDGDAIVARTQLGRDRRVVIAGHIDTVPLNDNLPTEFRTTDDGTEILWGRGTVDMKAGCAVQLKLAVDLVAPNVDVTWVFYDHEEVSDALNGLGRLARTRPELLAGDFAILGEPSGAQIEGGCNGNLRAEVRTFGKRSHSARSWIGDNAIHKTAPILATLAAYEPRTVTVDGLEYREGLNAVGISGGIAGNVIPDEAMVHVNYRFAPSRSADEAVAHIRELFDGYDVTIVDLAAGARPGLDAPLAQQFVAAVGGPEPRPKYGWTDVARFSALGVPAVNYGPGEPVFAHHDDEQVPVAQITAVEDGLRRWLTA, from the coding sequence ATGCCGCAGCCGCTCGACCTCTCTGCCTCGTCCATCGACATCACCCGCGCGATCTGCGACATCGAATCGGTGTCCGGCAACGAAGGCGCGCTCGCCGACGCGATCGAGGCCGCCCTCGCCCCGCTCGACCACCTCGACGTGGTCCGCGACGGGGACGCCATCGTCGCCCGCACGCAGCTCGGCCGTGACCGCCGGGTGGTCATCGCGGGCCACATTGACACGGTGCCGCTGAACGACAACCTGCCGACCGAGTTCCGCACCACCGACGACGGCACCGAGATCCTCTGGGGCCGGGGGACCGTCGACATGAAGGCCGGCTGCGCGGTGCAGCTCAAGCTCGCCGTGGACCTGGTCGCGCCGAACGTCGACGTGACCTGGGTCTTCTACGACCACGAAGAGGTCAGCGACGCACTGAACGGCCTGGGGCGTCTGGCCCGCACACGGCCGGAGCTGCTCGCCGGTGACTTCGCGATCCTGGGGGAGCCGTCGGGCGCGCAGATCGAGGGCGGCTGCAACGGCAACCTCCGCGCCGAGGTCCGCACGTTCGGCAAGCGCAGCCACAGTGCGCGCAGCTGGATCGGCGACAACGCGATCCACAAGACCGCCCCGATCCTGGCCACCCTCGCCGCGTACGAGCCGCGCACCGTGACGGTGGACGGCCTCGAGTACCGCGAAGGACTCAACGCCGTCGGCATCTCGGGCGGCATCGCCGGCAACGTGATCCCGGACGAGGCGATGGTCCACGTCAACTACCGCTTCGCACCCTCGCGCTCCGCCGACGAAGCGGTGGCGCACATCCGCGAGCTGTTCGACGGCTACGACGTGACGATCGTCGACCTGGCCGCCGGTGCCCGCCCGGGCCTCGACGCCCCGCTCGCGCAGCAGTTCGTCGCCGCTGTCGGCGGCCCCGAACCCCGCCCGAAGTACGGCTGGACCGACGTCGCCCGCTTCTCGGCGCTCGGCGTGCCGGCGGTCAACTACGGCCCCGGCGAGCCGGTGTTCGCGCACCACGACGACGAGCAGGTGCCCGTCGCCCAGATCACGGCCGTCGAGGACGGACTGCGGCGGTGGCTGACGGCGTGA
- a CDS encoding mannosyltransferase family protein codes for MTTASWAAQRARSSGAALTWVVVRWRLLPWWLRITVVYTLSRVVTTVLMTGFAQIQTANSFTVQRPSYLSFASIWDGAWYRVIAASGYPSTLPVDAAGHVTENAWAFMPAYPFTVRALMTVTGASFELVAVAVSLLAGWGAALVFRRLMGRFLDPARATFATVLFCFAPVSVMFQVAYAEAMGLLLLLVALLLLVQRRYWAMLPVVLLLGITRPTGLAFALLMGLFVVVGVLRPAWLRMPERLTLRTAVAPAVVAVVSGLVGLAWPAIAWAATGVPRAYTDTELAWRSSYIGWGELVPFAPWVQGFGWWFHQPAGTILFVVVLVGFVAVVFQPAARRIGLELRLWGLAYLVYLLAVFFPQSSTWRILLPIAPLLGVVALPRSRVYRVSMVVLAVVLQWTWLYYCWWVDGYDWTPP; via the coding sequence GTGACCACCGCCTCCTGGGCCGCGCAGCGTGCACGGTCGTCAGGAGCGGCGTTGACGTGGGTGGTCGTCCGGTGGCGGCTGCTGCCCTGGTGGTTGCGGATCACCGTCGTCTACACGCTCTCCCGCGTCGTGACGACGGTGCTGATGACCGGCTTCGCCCAGATCCAGACCGCGAACTCGTTCACGGTGCAGCGCCCGTCGTACCTGTCGTTCGCGTCGATCTGGGACGGCGCCTGGTACCGGGTGATCGCGGCGTCCGGCTACCCGTCGACGCTGCCGGTGGACGCGGCGGGGCACGTGACCGAGAACGCGTGGGCGTTCATGCCCGCGTACCCGTTCACGGTGCGGGCACTCATGACGGTCACGGGTGCCTCGTTCGAGCTCGTCGCCGTCGCGGTGTCGCTCCTCGCCGGCTGGGGTGCGGCGCTGGTCTTCCGTCGGCTGATGGGGCGCTTCCTCGATCCCGCGCGGGCGACCTTCGCCACGGTGCTGTTCTGCTTCGCGCCGGTCTCGGTGATGTTCCAGGTGGCCTACGCCGAGGCGATGGGGCTGCTGCTCCTGCTGGTGGCGCTGCTGCTCCTGGTGCAGCGGCGGTACTGGGCGATGCTGCCCGTGGTCCTGCTGCTCGGCATCACTCGTCCGACCGGTCTGGCGTTCGCCCTGCTGATGGGGCTGTTCGTGGTCGTCGGGGTGCTCCGCCCGGCCTGGCTGCGGATGCCCGAGCGACTGACGCTGCGGACGGCGGTGGCCCCGGCGGTCGTCGCGGTGGTGTCCGGGCTGGTCGGCCTGGCCTGGCCCGCCATCGCCTGGGCCGCCACCGGTGTGCCCCGCGCGTACACCGACACCGAGCTCGCCTGGCGGTCGTCCTACATCGGCTGGGGCGAGCTCGTGCCGTTCGCCCCGTGGGTGCAGGGGTTCGGGTGGTGGTTCCACCAGCCGGCAGGCACGATCCTGTTCGTCGTGGTGCTCGTCGGCTTCGTGGCCGTGGTGTTCCAGCCGGCTGCTCGGCGCATCGGACTCGAGCTGCGGCTCTGGGGTCTCGCCTACCTGGTCTACCTGCTGGCGGTCTTCTTCCCGCAGTCCAGCACGTGGCGGATCCTGCTGCCGATCGCCCCGCTGCTCGGTGTCGTCGCCCTGCCCCGATCGCGGGTCTACCGGGTCTCGATGGTGGTCCTGGCGGTCGTCCTGCAGTGGACCTGGCTGTACTACTGCTGGTGGGTGGACGGGTACGACTGGACCCCGCCGTGA
- a CDS encoding DUF3117 domain-containing protein — protein sequence MAAMKPRTGDGPMEAVKEGRLIIVRVPLEGGGRLVVSVNDAEAKELHDALAEVVSA from the coding sequence ATGGCAGCAATGAAGCCGAGGACCGGCGACGGGCCGATGGAGGCTGTCAAGGAGGGTCGACTCATCATCGTGCGGGTTCCGCTCGAAGGTGGAGGCCGCCTGGTGGTCTCGGTCAACGACGCCGAGGCCAAGGAACTCCACGACGCACTGGCAGAGGTCGTCTCGGCCTAG
- a CDS encoding AAA family ATPase, giving the protein MPRDEWPATLAPVRQLLDDGLELGPVTVLVGENGVGKSTLVEAIALAFGMAPEGGSTGSGHTTRPSESDLWRHIRLVRDFGAARSGFFLRAETMHGFFTYLEQNPNPKRAEPQFHERSHGESFLDFVIDRARWPGLWLLDEPESALSFSGCLALIALLQSIVEDGVGQVILSTHSPVLAAFPDATVLEVGEWGIRRSDWADLDLVRNQRAFLEAPERYLRHLG; this is encoded by the coding sequence ATGCCGCGCGACGAGTGGCCGGCGACGCTCGCCCCGGTGCGGCAGCTCCTCGACGACGGCCTCGAACTCGGCCCGGTCACGGTCCTGGTGGGCGAGAACGGCGTCGGGAAGTCGACGCTGGTCGAGGCGATCGCGCTGGCGTTCGGTATGGCCCCGGAGGGCGGATCGACCGGGTCCGGGCACACGACACGCCCGTCCGAGTCGGATCTCTGGCGACACATCCGACTGGTCCGCGACTTCGGCGCAGCACGCAGCGGGTTCTTCCTGCGCGCCGAGACCATGCACGGCTTCTTCACCTACCTGGAGCAGAACCCGAACCCCAAGCGTGCCGAGCCGCAGTTCCACGAGCGCAGTCACGGTGAGTCGTTCCTGGACTTCGTCATCGACCGGGCGCGGTGGCCCGGGCTGTGGCTGCTCGACGAACCCGAGTCGGCGCTGTCGTTCTCGGGCTGTCTGGCGCTGATCGCGCTCCTGCAGTCCATCGTCGAGGACGGTGTCGGGCAGGTGATCCTGTCGACGCACTCGCCGGTGCTCGCCGCGTTCCCGGACGCCACCGTGCTGGAGGTCGGCGAGTGGGGCATCCGGCGGAGCGACTGGGCAGACCTGGACCTCGTGCGGAACCAGCGGGCGTTCCTGGAGGCCCCGGAACGGTACCTGCGGCACCTGGGGTGA
- a CDS encoding O-methyltransferase: protein MSEKDSNWKFAEDIVSEPDGVARARERSLELGVEAVSPAIGAQMSVIAAASRATSIIEIGTGLGVSGLYLLAGAPDATLTTIDVEIDHQQDARDAFLAAGTAPGRVRLIPGRAAQVLPRMNDASYDVVLIDADPEHVIEYVEHGLRLAKTGGTVLVPHALWRGKVADPVKRDRATTDFRLLLTEVSTSGAVRSALSPAGDGLLQMTKLTD from the coding sequence GTGTCAGAGAAAGACTCGAACTGGAAGTTCGCGGAGGACATCGTCTCCGAACCCGATGGTGTCGCCCGTGCTCGTGAGCGCTCCCTCGAACTCGGGGTCGAAGCCGTCTCACCCGCCATCGGTGCGCAGATGAGCGTGATCGCCGCCGCCTCGCGCGCGACGAGCATCATCGAGATCGGCACCGGACTGGGCGTCTCCGGCCTGTACCTCCTGGCAGGTGCACCGGATGCGACCCTGACGACGATCGACGTCGAGATCGACCACCAGCAGGACGCCCGCGACGCCTTCCTCGCCGCCGGCACCGCACCCGGACGGGTCCGCCTGATCCCGGGCCGTGCGGCGCAGGTCCTGCCGCGGATGAACGACGCATCGTACGACGTCGTCCTCATCGACGCCGACCCGGAGCACGTCATCGAGTACGTCGAGCACGGGCTGCGGCTGGCGAAGACCGGCGGCACCGTCCTCGTCCCGCACGCCCTGTGGCGCGGCAAGGTCGCGGACCCGGTCAAGCGCGACCGGGCGACGACGGACTTCCGGCTGCTCCTGACCGAGGTGTCGACCTCCGGTGCGGTCCGCAGCGCCCTGTCCCCCGCGGGCGACGGGCTGCTGCAGATGACGAAGCTCACCGACTGA
- a CDS encoding twin-arginine translocase TatA/TatE family subunit translates to MNIQLDKILLIGIIAVLLLGPQRLPLYAQKLADFVKAVRRFADTAKDRMREEMGPDFDDVDWQKLDPRQYDPRRIIRDALLDSPSSGAEAAAAAATVTAAKVRAPAPIVPLAAGEAAPYDAEAT, encoded by the coding sequence GTGAACATCCAGCTCGACAAGATCCTGCTCATCGGGATCATCGCCGTGCTGTTGCTCGGGCCGCAGCGGCTGCCCCTGTACGCCCAGAAGCTCGCCGACTTCGTCAAGGCGGTCCGCCGGTTCGCGGACACCGCCAAGGACCGGATGCGCGAGGAGATGGGCCCCGACTTCGACGACGTCGACTGGCAGAAGCTGGACCCGCGACAGTACGACCCGCGTCGGATCATCCGCGACGCCCTGCTGGACTCCCCGTCCTCCGGTGCCGAGGCGGCTGCGGCCGCTGCGACCGTGACGGCGGCGAAGGTCCGGGCTCCCGCGCCGATCGTGCCGCTGGCCGCCGGCGAAGCCGCACCGTACGACGCCGAAGCGACCTGA
- a CDS encoding Mrp/NBP35 family ATP-binding protein, giving the protein MADASHPEDALGTAVLAALGRVIDPEIRRPVTELDMIRGVDVQPGGSVRVDLQLTIVGCPAADTIERDVRAAAGSVAGVAAVDVDVSVMDPAVRRALTARLREGRPKGVQFTPDSLTRVIAVTSGKGGVGKSTVTANLAVALARRGQRVGIVDVDVHGFSIPGLMGLTDEHGVAPRPTRVDSMILPPVAHEVKVVSIGMFVDDVSTAVSWRGPMLHRTVNQFLSDVWFGDLDVLLLDMPPGTGDVAISVGQLLPHAEVLVVTTPQAAAADVAERSGIVARQTGQRVIGVVENMAGLVQPDGTVLHLFGEGGGDETARRLSRGQDSPVPVLGRVPLSVPLRTGGDAGLPVVLGDPTDAAAVALDAVADRLTAMGRGLAGRKLGLSLS; this is encoded by the coding sequence GTGGCTGACGCCTCCCACCCGGAGGACGCGCTCGGCACGGCGGTCCTCGCTGCGCTCGGCCGCGTCATCGACCCGGAGATCCGCCGCCCCGTCACCGAGCTCGACATGATCCGTGGCGTCGACGTCCAGCCGGGAGGCTCGGTGCGCGTCGACCTGCAGCTCACGATCGTGGGGTGCCCGGCCGCCGACACCATCGAACGGGACGTCCGGGCCGCCGCAGGTTCCGTCGCGGGTGTCGCGGCGGTCGACGTCGACGTGTCCGTGATGGACCCCGCCGTGCGTCGTGCCCTCACGGCGCGGCTGCGCGAGGGCCGGCCGAAGGGCGTCCAGTTCACCCCGGACTCGCTGACCCGCGTGATCGCGGTGACGAGCGGCAAGGGCGGCGTCGGCAAGTCCACGGTGACGGCGAACCTGGCGGTCGCCCTCGCCCGCCGCGGGCAGCGCGTGGGCATCGTCGACGTCGACGTGCACGGCTTCAGCATCCCCGGCCTGATGGGCCTGACCGACGAGCACGGTGTGGCGCCACGCCCGACCCGCGTCGACAGCATGATCCTGCCGCCGGTCGCCCACGAGGTGAAGGTCGTCTCGATCGGCATGTTCGTCGACGACGTCTCCACGGCGGTGTCCTGGCGTGGGCCGATGCTGCACCGGACCGTCAACCAGTTCCTCTCCGACGTGTGGTTCGGCGACCTCGACGTGCTCCTGCTCGACATGCCGCCCGGCACCGGCGACGTCGCGATCTCCGTCGGCCAGCTGCTGCCGCACGCCGAGGTCCTCGTCGTCACCACCCCGCAAGCGGCTGCGGCAGACGTGGCCGAGCGGAGCGGGATCGTCGCCCGGCAGACCGGTCAGCGGGTGATCGGCGTCGTCGAGAACATGGCGGGGCTCGTGCAGCCGGACGGCACCGTGCTGCACCTCTTCGGCGAGGGCGGGGGCGACGAGACCGCCCGGCGGCTCTCCCGCGGGCAGGACTCCCCCGTGCCGGTGCTCGGCCGGGTGCCGCTCTCGGTGCCGCTGCGTACCGGGGGCGATGCGGGCCTCCCGGTCGTCCTGGGTGACCCGACGGACGCCGCAGCGGTCGCACTCGACGCGGTGGCGGACCGGCTCACCGCGATGGGGCGCGGGCTGGCCGGCCGGAAGCTCGGACTGTCGCTGTCCTGA
- a CDS encoding DUF1003 domain-containing protein translates to MRTRVLPTRRRGRGDAFGRATEGIARAMGTPWFLIGLTLFCVLWMGWNILTPKSWQFDSAAIGFTALTLVLSLQASYAAPLILLAQNRQDDRDRVQFEQDRQRAERNLADTEYLAREVVALRLAMRDMASKDFIRAELRSLLEELDRRDGDPDDLDELDDRERDRARSQVHDRGRDRGHDRSVTRG, encoded by the coding sequence ATGCGCACCCGCGTCCTGCCGACCCGACGCCGGGGTCGTGGCGACGCGTTCGGTCGTGCGACCGAGGGCATCGCACGCGCCATGGGCACCCCCTGGTTCCTCATCGGTCTGACGCTCTTCTGCGTGCTCTGGATGGGCTGGAACATCCTGACGCCGAAGTCGTGGCAGTTCGACTCCGCCGCGATCGGCTTCACCGCGCTGACCCTCGTGCTGTCGCTGCAGGCCTCGTACGCGGCGCCGCTGATCCTGCTCGCGCAGAACCGGCAGGACGACCGTGACCGCGTGCAGTTCGAGCAGGACCGGCAGCGCGCCGAGCGGAACCTGGCCGACACCGAGTACCTCGCCCGCGAGGTCGTCGCCCTCCGCCTGGCGATGCGCGACATGGCGTCGAAGGACTTCATCCGCGCGGAACTGCGGTCCCTGCTCGAGGAACTCGACCGCCGTGACGGCGACCCCGATGACCTCGACGAACTGGACGACCGCGAGCGGGACCGCGCGCGCAGCCAGGTGCACGACCGTGGCCGTGACCGCGGCCACGACCGTTCGGTGACGCGTGGCTGA
- a CDS encoding CBS domain-containing protein — protein sequence MSASKVFVARLAGCSVFDPAGDRVGRVRDVLVVYRRVDAPQVVGLIVEVPGKRRIFVSIGRITSIGAGQVITTGLVNMRRFEQRGGEVRVIAEILGRKVLIKKEQIRATIEDVAIEDHGQGDWSVAQLFLRKPKTTPSPFGKGPTTFAAWNEVTEDELPGESQSAEHVIAAYSDLLPADLASTLLDLPSERRFEVAEELPDNRLADVLEEMPDQERIEILSALRDSRAADVLDQMQPDDAADLLAQLPDERSEALLELMEPEEAQDVRMLLEYEPDTAGGLMTTEPVILSADSTVAEGLALVRRHELAPVLGAAVCVTLPPYEPPTGRFLGLVHFQRMLRYPPNERLGTLIDQQTEPVKVDASAAEVTRVMATYNLLSVPVVDDAHRLVGVVTIDDVLDHVLPDDWRSQDEADANPGAVSRPRSLTRRAPVTPGRRTTRGTHG from the coding sequence GTGAGCGCCTCGAAGGTCTTCGTCGCCCGCTTGGCCGGGTGCTCCGTCTTCGACCCCGCGGGCGATCGGGTGGGTCGGGTCCGCGACGTCCTGGTCGTCTACCGCCGGGTCGATGCCCCACAGGTCGTCGGGTTGATCGTCGAGGTCCCCGGCAAGCGCCGCATCTTCGTCAGCATCGGCCGGATCACCTCGATCGGTGCCGGGCAGGTCATCACGACGGGCCTGGTCAACATGCGCCGCTTCGAGCAGCGCGGTGGCGAGGTCCGGGTGATCGCGGAGATCCTCGGCCGCAAGGTGCTCATCAAGAAGGAGCAGATCCGCGCGACCATCGAGGACGTCGCGATCGAGGACCACGGCCAGGGCGACTGGTCCGTCGCGCAGCTCTTCCTCCGCAAGCCGAAGACCACGCCGTCCCCGTTCGGCAAGGGCCCGACCACGTTCGCCGCCTGGAACGAGGTCACCGAGGACGAGCTGCCCGGTGAGTCCCAGTCCGCCGAGCACGTGATCGCCGCCTACTCGGACCTCCTGCCCGCCGACCTCGCCTCGACCCTGCTCGACCTGCCGTCCGAGCGTCGGTTCGAGGTCGCCGAGGAACTGCCCGACAACCGCCTCGCCGACGTGCTCGAGGAGATGCCGGACCAGGAGCGGATCGAGATCCTCTCGGCGCTCCGCGACTCCCGCGCCGCCGACGTCCTCGACCAGATGCAGCCCGACGACGCCGCCGACCTCCTGGCACAGCTGCCGGACGAGCGCAGTGAGGCCCTCCTCGAGCTCATGGAGCCGGAAGAGGCGCAGGACGTCCGGATGCTGCTCGAGTACGAGCCGGACACCGCCGGTGGCCTGATGACGACCGAACCGGTGATCCTCTCCGCCGACTCGACCGTCGCCGAGGGCCTCGCGCTGGTCCGCCGCCACGAACTCGCCCCGGTGCTCGGCGCCGCGGTCTGCGTGACGCTGCCGCCGTACGAGCCGCCGACCGGACGCTTCCTCGGCCTGGTGCACTTCCAGCGGATGCTGCGGTACCCGCCGAACGAGCGCCTCGGGACCTTGATCGACCAGCAGACCGAACCGGTGAAGGTGGACGCGAGTGCCGCCGAGGTGACGCGCGTGATGGCGACCTACAACCTCCTGTCCGTCCCCGTGGTCGACGACGCCCACCGACTCGTCGGGGTGGTGACCATCGACGACGTCCTCGATCACGTCCTGCCGGACGACTGGCGGAGTCAGGACGAGGCCGACGCCAACCCTGGCGCGGTCTCGCGCCCACGCTCACTGACCCGCAGAGCACCGGTGACCCCGGGAAGGAGGACGACTCGTGGCACGCACGGATGA